From the Bacteroidales bacterium genome, one window contains:
- a CDS encoding GEVED domain-containing protein, whose protein sequence is MPVNVTIKNYAGDTLKKVNIAWELDGVLQTHFAWTGELLEDVTSQPFTIGTLNVLPGPHNLRAWTEMPNDSIDQNPANDTASTSFYACTSPLGGTYTVGGAGADFETFADVQTALNNCGVNAPTVFKINNGEYIEQLTFNVINGASATNTVTFRPNDNATVTIRKKSINSTIKFNGTDYIILDGSNNGTTTRDMYIINDSTASNTAAIWIASLGTGQGCVGVTIKNCNISAGIASTTTNFGIYAAGTSISSSGTGNDHNLLSLINNNIYKAYYGIYIKATSGGVNDILTITGNTIGSENATEYITKYGINIAYADNSLISKNIIKNIVSDNSNLFGIAVEDGVTNTLFTKNNIYNIKYTGTYGYGGKGIDFSSGAAADANVTIANNFISQMLGDGYSGSSDINVGIKINGGSGYKIYYNSINLTGAANRSTATVSAAIYIASAVTSLDIRNNIFLNAITNNLSTLDKAYAIYSEATNTAFTNINYNDYFAPTGGDYAGVLGYLTSDRTTLAAWQTATAQDLNSVSANPDFFTDTDLHCFSLAVNELATPIAAVTDDFDGEPRNGTTPDIGADEFTVIDYNIAVLAVLQPVSDCGLSANENVVIRVKNVGLQPFSTAELYYKVNNGTPVHETMNQLINPGQTYDYTFTQQANLSLVGDYTFKVYASLTGDTVYFNDTINNYTINTGHVFANGPYTMGFEPTDDMLQWTKLDVNGDNYTWIFPYNGYAHTGSNCAELYNSSSVVADEWLFSRCFTMTAGATYKIEFWYQAESSYYPQNIDLKVGNSATPAAMTTNLLALASFTNTTYQKASVTFVPPTTGAYYFGWWGHSPDDYYFAYIDDINISLVPDQEAAIVEVIAPVSGCELTATENVIIKIKNEGALAINGNLTATYILNNGTPVTEPVAANILPGETYDFTFTQQVDLSVIGDYTFDFYVSYLGDTVQENDSLNNYTINTGHDFYSGAYTMGFEPTDDMSQWSMLDVNADGSSWTFPYSSSTYAHSGDNMAFYEYDYYNPGDDWLFSRCFKLNAGSTYKIEYWYGSFDADYAESLDLKVGNAATPEAMTTPLVSMPAITNTTYQKASVTYTPSTTDNYYFGWYAYSAADAYYIAVDDINISLVPDQEAALISIDAPESGCGLSGTEPVTIKIANTGVDTITGNLNAYYQFNGGTVVMEPVSDTILAGDTLTFSFSQTVDAYVTDTNIEFPIQAWIVLTGDPFQYNDSLAKDIISLYVPAPPVTINDTTVYATPATLQAIAADSVYWYNVPTGGTSIATGSVFVTPPLFVETIYYAEASTGSGLNMTEPFDGATFPAGWSTVEEGSDYIEIVTTSSAGGTPNEAKITGSSFSNVTDILYYGPINTTGNNSLTLQWNNYMSHYSSYYPYSISVQTSTDLVTWHNTSWVVNPVTSDIDPGIQTLTINTQDVGSPTFYLAFTMSGETFGAYGWYIDDVILSGASGCPSARVPDTAFIELYPWEASIVSLPSPVTKCTEGIEDVTIRIRNNGFEIIDSLGAICTVNGVPLVSEIITDTILPGDTLTYTFSAPLIAGLTSANQDSVYNIIAYVGLIGDLFSFNDTITNLVTLLYTPPSPVVSNITVPYGTAGTFAPVSSDTLNWYDVPTGGTQIAQGATFTTPILYGTTVYYVEAISGIADIKLTEITHYRTGTGATSSYPFWCTGEDLIEISNLGTAPVNLENYTMNIYGVGNRSYIIPQVTLNGGEVMILCVGSGVDDPANRYYNIGGSDDVIQSGSLSGFALKNSSGTVVDAVSSNGYAFTPADGVDATEWSGTISSMSGLAGSIRVISDNNVAADWIVSSAVNTQTIGAINPALATSFEGSGCSSARLADTAFVTGVPACDVSIQQIYTPNTGIELSATEPVTVLVKNYGTAPASQIPVHYTVNGGAPVNDTVPGPIASNDTVSFTFAQPADLSVLGTYNITAYTDLSCDGTLVNDTIHKTVNSNPLVYCTSNSTSPSSYEDIGNVTISNINNGIASPITYNTNAIYGYSDFTTSLPPVQLMVGATYPISVTVISATSFWSTYVKVFIDYNRDGVFDPATETAFGRQTTSSPLQPTAAGYITVPLTAVTDMPTRMRVVAKETTTPSSVLPCGTYTWGETEDYTVIIAPQIPNDAGAIDILSPLATHIEGESVPVNVLIKNFGSDTISNTSNMLVSFSHNGGIPQTINWSGGDIMTVMTDTAFLPNITITANDNTVCAWTTLPGDSNTFNDTVCKTIHGTPLFDATVTEFLHPGTQLFAGASDSVRITVKNVGADTLTAFNIVYAVEGVVQATQPWTGTLLPNATVNLKFSQLFTVPSSSFTICAYTSMGTDANHENDTLCMESYGVFLSTLPYYDNFDGTDINWSEVSTATSVWELGMPGYGLTNTAHSNPNAWDINLSSAYGTSANSMLYTQFFDFSGVTDAKMRFWLNYYTENSYDGIRIDYSIDNGTTWNVLGVENDTLGVNWYNDDDISSSEMPGWTNNSGGWMQCEYKLSAFNNLPAVRFRFVFNSDGSVTRDGVSVDDFAITVPSPIDAGVNTIISPLTQAVAGSSKFVQVRIKNYGTNTLYSIPVSYRVNLSGTPVTQTWTGTLLPEDTVTVTFTAPLVIPSGAFSLYSYTGLTGDGDHYNDTTIVELIGVPTFNVPYSDNFEGNVYWYGQGPSGLWEWGVPSATTINSAYSPTHAWATNLEGNYTNSATEYLYSPYFKFTSVDSAYLEFYHWYHTEGASDGGRIEYSINNGTWNILGAVGAANSVNWYNTTIGGFPCWAGNSNGYIYSKFRLTNIPAIVNTSYPVQFRYKFFSDASVNTYDGWAVDNFAITVPPIPKDAGVSAIVQPSAATQTGSQVTVEVTIKNYGTDSLQTVPLRYRVNNGPLVVGHWSGVLLPGATVNYTFPATYTSPGTTYNLCAFSVKSTDIYKFNDTTCTTISTTPASHDVGISQILSPGLITIYGSADSVKVRIKNYGTATETSIPLVFLRNMVQVGAGIWTGSLAPNDSVDYTFSTVNVSPQGNYNLCAKTVLSGDANTANDETCIYPVGITGIETYDYETFELLQNTPNPSDATTYVLFYVPQEGKVRFEMHDLLGRNMLGKDIEAVRGRNQIELDVNKLPEGIYFYSAEYKGQKLTKRMLVAK, encoded by the coding sequence ATGCCTGTTAATGTTACCATAAAAAACTATGCAGGAGATACTCTGAAAAAAGTAAACATCGCATGGGAACTGGACGGAGTATTGCAAACACATTTTGCATGGACAGGAGAACTTTTAGAAGATGTTACCTCACAACCTTTTACGATAGGAACTTTAAATGTACTCCCGGGGCCACATAACCTAAGAGCATGGACTGAAATGCCAAATGACAGTATAGACCAAAATCCTGCGAACGACACGGCAAGTACTAGTTTTTATGCCTGTACTTCTCCGCTTGGCGGAACTTATACCGTTGGTGGCGCAGGAGCCGATTTTGAAACCTTTGCTGATGTGCAGACAGCTTTGAATAATTGCGGTGTTAATGCCCCAACGGTGTTTAAAATAAACAACGGGGAATATATTGAACAACTTACGTTTAATGTCATCAATGGCGCATCAGCAACCAATACTGTTACTTTCAGGCCTAATGACAACGCCACTGTAACCATCAGAAAAAAATCAATTAACAGTACCATTAAATTTAACGGAACTGATTACATTATTCTTGATGGTTCCAATAATGGCACCACAACGCGGGATATGTATATTATTAATGACAGTACCGCATCCAATACTGCGGCTATATGGATTGCCAGCTTAGGAACAGGGCAGGGTTGTGTCGGAGTTACTATTAAAAACTGCAATATCAGCGCGGGAATAGCCTCCACTACAACTAATTTCGGCATTTATGCAGCAGGTACATCTATCAGTTCCAGCGGGACAGGTAATGACCATAACCTCCTCTCCCTTATTAACAATAATATTTACAAAGCCTATTACGGGATATACATAAAAGCCACAAGCGGCGGTGTGAATGATATTTTGACGATAACAGGCAATACCATCGGCAGCGAAAACGCAACTGAATATATAACAAAATATGGAATAAACATTGCCTATGCCGACAACTCTCTTATATCAAAGAATATTATCAAAAATATTGTTTCTGACAATAGCAATCTTTTTGGAATAGCTGTCGAAGATGGTGTAACGAACACTCTATTCACAAAAAATAATATTTACAATATCAAATATACAGGAACATATGGTTATGGAGGCAAAGGAATTGACTTTTCATCAGGTGCAGCTGCCGATGCCAATGTAACTATAGCAAACAATTTTATTTCTCAAATGTTGGGTGACGGTTATTCAGGAAGCAGCGATATTAACGTAGGAATAAAAATCAATGGAGGTTCCGGTTACAAGATATACTACAATTCAATAAACCTGACCGGGGCTGCAAATAGGTCCACAGCAACAGTAAGCGCAGCTATTTATATAGCATCCGCAGTAACATCACTTGATATACGCAATAATATATTTTTAAATGCTATTACCAATAACTTAAGCACTTTAGATAAAGCTTATGCGATTTATTCAGAAGCAACTAACACAGCTTTCACAAACATCAATTATAATGACTACTTTGCTCCAACCGGTGGAGATTATGCCGGTGTTTTGGGGTATCTTACATCTGACAGAACTACCTTAGCCGCATGGCAAACTGCAACAGCACAGGATTTAAATTCAGTTTCTGCAAACCCTGATTTCTTTACAGATACAGACCTTCATTGTTTTTCACTTGCAGTGAATGAACTGGCTACACCCATTGCTGCTGTTACGGATGACTTTGACGGAGAGCCAAGAAACGGCACAACACCAGATATTGGTGCTGATGAATTTACTGTTATTGATTATAATATAGCTGTTTTGGCTGTGCTTCAGCCGGTAAGCGACTGCGGGCTCTCAGCGAATGAAAATGTGGTTATCCGTGTGAAAAACGTTGGATTGCAGCCTTTCAGCACAGCCGAATTGTATTATAAAGTGAACAATGGCACTCCCGTTCATGAAACCATGAACCAGCTTATAAATCCAGGACAAACCTATGATTACACATTCACACAACAGGCAAACCTTTCATTAGTTGGTGATTATACCTTTAAAGTTTATGCCAGCCTGACCGGGGACACTGTTTATTTTAATGATACCATAAACAATTACACCATCAATACCGGGCATGTTTTTGCAAACGGGCCTTATACCATGGGATTTGAACCAACGGATGATATGTTACAGTGGACGAAGCTTGACGTAAACGGGGATAACTATACCTGGATCTTTCCATATAACGGCTATGCACATACTGGTTCAAACTGTGCAGAATTATACAATTCCTCCTCAGTTGTAGCGGATGAGTGGCTGTTCTCCCGCTGCTTTACTATGACAGCTGGAGCCACTTATAAAATTGAATTTTGGTACCAAGCTGAAAGTTCTTATTATCCGCAAAATATAGATTTAAAGGTTGGAAATTCGGCGACACCAGCAGCCATGACAACAAATCTGCTTGCTTTGGCTAGTTTTACCAATACCACCTACCAGAAAGCATCAGTTACCTTTGTACCGCCTACAACAGGAGCCTATTATTTTGGATGGTGGGGGCATAGTCCTGATGATTATTATTTTGCATATATTGACGATATCAACATTTCGTTAGTTCCGGATCAAGAAGCCGCTATAGTTGAAGTAATCGCACCTGTATCGGGTTGTGAACTTACCGCTACAGAAAATGTTATTATAAAAATTAAAAACGAAGGAGCCCTTGCCATTAACGGTAACCTTACCGCTACTTACATTTTAAATAATGGCACGCCTGTTACAGAACCTGTTGCAGCAAACATACTCCCTGGGGAAACCTATGATTTTACTTTTACTCAACAGGTTGATTTATCGGTTATTGGTGATTATACTTTTGATTTTTATGTCAGCTATTTAGGTGATACTGTTCAGGAAAACGACTCTTTAAATAATTATACCATTAATACAGGCCATGATTTTTACAGCGGTGCTTACACCATGGGATTTGAGCCAACAGATGATATGTCGCAATGGTCAATGCTGGATGTGAATGCCGATGGTTCATCTTGGACTTTCCCCTATTCATCCAGTACTTACGCTCATTCCGGGGACAACATGGCATTTTATGAATATGATTATTATAACCCCGGTGACGACTGGCTGTTTTCACGATGCTTTAAATTAAATGCCGGCTCAACTTACAAGATAGAATATTGGTACGGCTCATTTGATGCAGATTATGCGGAAAGCCTTGACCTAAAAGTTGGCAATGCAGCCACACCCGAAGCAATGACAACACCGCTTGTAAGTATGCCTGCTATAACCAACACAACATACCAAAAAGCTTCAGTAACTTATACACCTTCCACAACAGATAATTATTATTTCGGCTGGTATGCATATAGCGCGGCTGACGCTTATTACATTGCTGTTGATGACATAAACATTTCACTCGTACCCGACCAGGAAGCAGCGCTTATCTCAATTGATGCGCCAGAATCCGGCTGCGGTCTTAGCGGTACAGAGCCTGTTACCATTAAAATAGCAAATACTGGCGTTGACACTATTACCGGCAACCTGAATGCGTACTATCAATTTAATGGAGGCACGGTTGTTATGGAGCCCGTATCCGACACCATACTTGCCGGAGATACGCTGACGTTTTCATTTTCACAAACTGTTGACGCTTATGTTACAGACACCAATATTGAATTTCCTATTCAAGCATGGATTGTTTTAACAGGAGACCCTTTCCAATACAATGATTCACTTGCTAAAGACATCATCTCCCTTTACGTACCCGCTCCACCTGTAACAATTAACGACACCACTGTGTATGCAACTCCTGCAACCCTGCAAGCCATAGCTGCAGATTCTGTGTATTGGTATAATGTTCCTACGGGAGGAACCAGTATCGCAACCGGCAGTGTTTTTGTTACACCGCCCCTGTTTGTAGAAACGATTTATTATGCTGAAGCAAGTACAGGCTCCGGATTGAACATGACTGAACCTTTTGACGGGGCAACTTTTCCAGCAGGTTGGAGCACTGTGGAAGAAGGCAGTGATTATATTGAAATTGTAACAACTTCATCAGCGGGTGGCACACCCAACGAAGCAAAAATCACAGGAAGCAGCTTTTCAAATGTTACAGATATTTTATATTATGGCCCGATAAACACAACAGGAAATAATTCTTTAACACTTCAGTGGAATAATTATATGAGTCATTATAGTTCTTACTATCCATATTCTATCAGTGTTCAAACAAGTACAGACCTTGTTACATGGCACAATACAAGCTGGGTTGTGAATCCCGTCACTTCTGATATTGACCCGGGTATTCAAACACTTACAATAAACACACAGGATGTTGGCTCTCCTACCTTCTATCTGGCATTCACAATGAGTGGTGAAACTTTTGGTGCTTATGGCTGGTATATTGATGACGTAATTTTAAGTGGGGCCAGTGGTTGCCCCAGCGCCCGTGTTCCCGACACAGCATTTATTGAACTCTATCCATGGGAAGCGTCAATAGTTTCTTTGCCTTCGCCAGTTACTAAATGTACCGAAGGAATTGAAGATGTTACCATACGCATACGCAACAACGGATTTGAAATCATTGACAGCCTGGGAGCTATATGTACCGTTAACGGAGTTCCACTTGTAAGCGAAATTATTACGGATACCATATTGCCGGGAGACACCCTGACATATACATTTTCAGCACCCCTGATTGCTGGCTTAACTTCCGCCAATCAGGATTCTGTGTATAATATTATTGCTTATGTCGGCCTTATCGGGGACTTGTTCTCATTTAACGATACCATCACAAACTTGGTGACTCTACTTTACACTCCGCCTTCTCCTGTTGTGAGTAACATAACAGTACCTTACGGAACCGCAGGGACTTTTGCACCTGTTTCTTCGGACACACTGAATTGGTATGATGTTCCCACAGGTGGCACCCAGATTGCCCAGGGAGCGACATTTACAACACCTATTTTGTATGGAACAACTGTGTATTACGTTGAAGCAATATCCGGAATAGCAGACATTAAACTTACAGAAATTACACATTACCGAACCGGAACCGGGGCCACAAGCTCCTATCCTTTCTGGTGCACAGGCGAAGATCTAATAGAAATTTCAAATCTTGGTACTGCTCCTGTAAATCTGGAGAATTATACTATGAACATTTACGGTGTCGGCAACAGGAGTTACATTATTCCCCAGGTAACCCTTAACGGGGGCGAAGTGATGATACTTTGCGTCGGCTCAGGTGTGGACGACCCTGCAAACAGATATTACAATATTGGCGGTAGTGATGATGTGATTCAATCCGGCAGCCTCAGCGGCTTTGCTTTGAAAAATTCCTCCGGAACCGTTGTGGATGCCGTATCTTCCAATGGGTATGCCTTTACACCTGCTGACGGAGTAGATGCCACAGAATGGTCAGGAACCATAAGCAGCATGTCAGGCCTTGCAGGTTCTATAAGAGTTATTTCTGATAATAATGTTGCTGCTGACTGGATAGTATCAAGCGCAGTAAATACGCAAACCATAGGAGCTATTAATCCTGCCCTTGCAACATCATTTGAAGGCTCTGGCTGTTCCAGCGCAAGATTGGCAGACACAGCCTTTGTTACCGGAGTTCCCGCCTGTGATGTGAGCATACAACAAATTTATACTCCAAACACAGGTATAGAGCTGTCTGCCACAGAGCCTGTAACAGTTTTGGTAAAGAATTATGGTACGGCACCTGCCAGCCAGATACCTGTTCACTACACTGTCAACGGTGGCGCACCGGTGAATGATACCGTTCCCGGGCCCATCGCTTCAAACGACACCGTATCGTTTACTTTTGCCCAGCCAGCAGACTTATCAGTTCTGGGAACATACAACATTACTGCCTATACTGACTTGTCTTGTGATGGTACTCTCGTTAATGATACTATTCACAAAACTGTAAATAGTAATCCTCTTGTTTATTGCACTTCCAATTCTACTTCTCCATCTTCATACGAGGATATTGGCAATGTAACTATCAGCAACATCAACAATGGTATTGCTTCGCCAATCACTTACAACACAAACGCCATTTATGGATACTCTGATTTCACTACAAGTTTACCACCCGTGCAACTTATGGTTGGCGCCACATATCCTATTTCTGTTACTGTTATTTCAGCAACCAGTTTCTGGAGCACTTATGTAAAAGTTTTTATTGATTACAATAGAGATGGCGTTTTTGACCCTGCCACCGAAACAGCCTTTGGCAGGCAAACAACTTCATCGCCTCTGCAACCTACCGCTGCGGGATATATTACTGTTCCATTGACAGCTGTCACAGATATGCCTACCCGAATGAGAGTTGTGGCTAAAGAAACTACTACTCCATCTTCGGTATTGCCTTGTGGCACTTACACCTGGGGCGAGACAGAAGATTATACTGTGATTATTGCACCGCAAATTCCCAACGATGCCGGAGCAATCGATATTTTATCGCCCCTTGCAACGCATATTGAAGGAGAATCTGTTCCAGTGAATGTCCTGATTAAAAATTTCGGTTCAGATACAATTTCCAACACTTCCAATATGTTGGTTTCATTCTCTCATAACGGCGGCATACCACAAACCATAAACTGGAGCGGCGGAGACATCATGACTGTAATGACGGATACTGCATTCCTCCCGAATATCACAATTACCGCCAATGATAATACTGTTTGCGCATGGACAACACTCCCCGGAGATTCAAATACATTTAATGATACAGTATGTAAAACCATACACGGAACACCCTTGTTTGATGCTACAGTTACTGAATTTTTACACCCCGGCACCCAGTTATTTGCCGGCGCCAGCGACAGTGTAAGAATTACTGTAAAGAATGTCGGGGCTGATACCTTAACTGCATTTAATATTGTTTATGCAGTTGAAGGAGTTGTGCAGGCAACACAACCCTGGACAGGCACTTTATTGCCAAATGCAACGGTAAATCTTAAGTTCTCACAGCTCTTCACTGTTCCTTCTTCCAGTTTCACTATTTGTGCTTACACTTCGATGGGTACCGATGCAAATCACGAAAATGACACCCTGTGCATGGAATCATATGGTGTATTTCTCAGTACCCTACCTTACTATGATAATTTTGACGGAACAGACATTAACTGGTCAGAAGTTTCTACTGCCACTAGTGTATGGGAACTTGGAATGCCTGGATATGGGCTTACCAACACAGCTCATTCCAACCCAAATGCATGGGATATCAATCTTTCTTCGGCTTATGGGACCAGCGCCAATTCCATGTTGTACACTCAATTCTTTGATTTCAGCGGTGTAACTGATGCTAAGATGAGGTTCTGGTTAAATTATTACACAGAAAACAGTTACGACGGGATACGCATTGATTATTCTATAGATAATGGTACTACTTGGAATGTCCTTGGTGTTGAAAACGATACACTGGGTGTAAACTGGTATAACGACGATGATATCTCATCAAGCGAAATGCCTGGATGGACAAACAACTCAGGGGGATGGATGCAATGCGAGTATAAATTGTCAGCTTTTAACAACCTTCCTGCCGTACGTTTCCGTTTTGTGTTCAATTCAGACGGAAGTGTTACCCGCGATGGTGTTTCAGTGGATGATTTTGCCATAACTGTTCCCTCACCAATTGATGCCGGGGTAAACACCATAATTTCTCCATTAACACAAGCAGTTGCCGGTTCTTCAAAATTTGTACAAGTCAGGATTAAAAACTACGGGACGAATACTTTGTACAGCATTCCTGTTTCATACAGAGTGAATCTCAGCGGAACTCCTGTAACACAAACCTGGACAGGCACACTTCTTCCGGAAGATACCGTTACGGTAACTTTCACGGCACCGCTTGTCATTCCTTCAGGAGCATTTTCGCTTTATTCTTATACCGGATTAACTGGTGATGGAGACCATTATAATGATACAACAATAGTTGAACTAATAGGAGTGCCAACCTTTAACGTTCCTTACAGCGATAATTTTGAAGGAAATGTTTACTGGTATGGACAAGGCCCTTCAGGATTATGGGAATGGGGTGTTCCTTCTGCAACAACCATTAATTCCGCATACAGCCCCACCCATGCATGGGCTACCAACCTTGAAGGTAATTATACAAACAGCGCTACCGAATACCTTTATTCACCTTATTTCAAATTCACCTCTGTTGACAGCGCTTACCTTGAGTTTTACCATTGGTATCATACTGAAGGAGCAAGCGATGGTGGCCGTATTGAATACTCCATCAATAATGGAACATGGAACATATTAGGTGCAGTAGGTGCAGCTAATTCGGTAAACTGGTACAACACAACCATTGGAGGGTTCCCCTGCTGGGCTGGAAATTCTAACGGGTATATTTACTCCAAATTCCGCCTGACTAATATTCCGGCTATTGTAAACACAAGTTATCCTGTGCAATTCCGTTATAAGTTCTTCTCCGATGCTTCAGTAAACACTTACGACGGATGGGCAGTAGACAATTTTGCAATTACAGTACCACCAATACCTAAAGATGCAGGTGTATCCGCCATTGTTCAACCTTCTGCCGCCACACAGACTGGCAGCCAGGTGACAGTTGAAGTTACCATTAAGAATTATGGCACAGACAGTTTACAAACGGTTCCTTTACGTTACAGGGTAAATAACGGTCCTTTGGTCGTTGGACATTGGTCGGGAGTACTATTACCGGGAGCTACAGTAAATTATACTTTCCCAGCCACCTATACTTCGCCGGGAACTACATATAATTTATGCGCTTTCTCCGTGAAAAGCACCGACATATACAAATTCAACGACACCACCTGCACTACTATTAGCACAACCCCGGCAAGCCATGATGTTGGCATATCACAGATTCTCTCGCCCGGACTGATAACAATTTACGGAAGCGCAGACTCTGTGAAAGTAAGGATTAAAAATTACGGTACGGCTACAGAAACTTCAATACCACTCGTATTTTTACGTAATATGGTTCAGGTTGGTGCTGGTATCTGGACTGGCTCTCTTGCTCCAAATGATTCCGTTGATTAT